The Candidatus Dechloromonas phosphoritropha genome includes a region encoding these proteins:
- a CDS encoding FAD-binding protein, which yields MPASSLPQGLRQSLAGHFGSRFSSGDSTRLQHGRDESVHQPALPDGVVMAESTEEVALTVGLCAEHGVPIIPYGVGSSVEGHVLAPGGGISLDLSGMNRVIAIHAEDGDAVVEAGVTRKQLNDALKGTGLFFPIDPGADATLGGMAATRASGTNAVRYGTMKDNVLATTTVLADGRIMKTGGRARKSSAGYDLTRLLVGSEGTLGIMSELTVRLYPIPEAISAAVCTFPSIAAAVQTVIQTIQLGVPVARIELLDALSLQAINRFSKTTLAEAPTLFFEFHGSPASVAEQAETVQAIAGDLGGANFAWATRPEDRSRLWQARHDAYFACLQLKPGSRVVDRAIVMEGTCTGEHGIGLGKRQYLIPEHGSVAVDVMRAVKTALDPQNLLNPGKILPEP from the coding sequence ATGCCTGCTTCATCATTGCCGCAAGGCCTGAGACAGTCGCTTGCCGGACATTTCGGTTCCCGCTTTTCCAGCGGGGACTCAACACGCCTGCAGCACGGACGCGACGAATCGGTCCATCAACCGGCGCTGCCCGACGGCGTCGTCATGGCTGAAAGCACTGAAGAAGTTGCGTTGACCGTCGGGCTCTGCGCTGAACACGGCGTACCGATCATCCCCTACGGCGTCGGCAGTTCGGTCGAAGGCCATGTGCTGGCGCCGGGCGGCGGCATCTCGCTCGACCTTTCGGGCATGAACCGGGTCATCGCCATCCACGCCGAAGATGGCGATGCGGTGGTCGAGGCCGGCGTCACGCGCAAGCAGCTCAACGATGCGCTGAAGGGCACTGGCCTGTTCTTTCCCATCGACCCCGGTGCCGATGCAACGCTCGGCGGCATGGCGGCGACCCGCGCTTCCGGCACCAATGCCGTGCGCTACGGGACGATGAAGGACAACGTGCTGGCGACGACGACCGTGCTCGCCGACGGCCGCATCATGAAAACCGGCGGCCGCGCCCGCAAGTCGTCGGCCGGTTACGACCTGACTCGCCTGCTGGTCGGCTCGGAAGGCACGCTCGGCATCATGAGCGAGCTGACGGTCAGGCTCTACCCGATTCCCGAGGCCATCTCGGCCGCCGTGTGCACCTTCCCGAGCATCGCCGCCGCCGTGCAGACGGTCATCCAGACCATCCAGCTCGGCGTGCCGGTGGCGCGCATCGAATTGCTCGACGCGCTGTCGCTGCAGGCCATCAACCGCTTCAGCAAGACCACGCTGGCCGAGGCGCCGACGCTATTTTTCGAATTCCACGGCAGCCCGGCCTCGGTCGCCGAGCAAGCGGAAACCGTGCAGGCCATCGCCGGCGATCTCGGCGGCGCCAACTTCGCCTGGGCGACCCGCCCGGAAGACCGCAGCCGCCTGTGGCAGGCACGCCACGACGCCTACTTCGCCTGCCTGCAACTGAAGCCGGGCAGCCGTGTCGTCGACCGCGCCATCGTCATGGAAGGCACCTGTACCGGCGAGCATGGCATCGGCCTCGGCAAGCGGCAGTACCTGATCCCGGAACATGGCAGCGTTGCGGTCGACGTGATGCGGGCAGTGAAAACTGCGCTCGATCCGCAAAACCTACTCAACCCGGGAAAGATACTGCCCGAACCGTGA
- a CDS encoding response regulator transcription factor produces MHKLLVIEDHTLVREGLVNLLAQVEEGVVVADRPDFESALALLEDEDEVDLILLDLALPGIDGFAGLDILRRRYPAIPVVAVSAFDDRPTVARVMNLGASGFIPKSFSGEQLLAAVRRVLAGEIFRPQGAGKGGHLDDLVPLPPSGSGGAGVSPAEFGLTERQAQVLALVARGLSNREIAGHLDLSEGTVKIHVTAILKTLGVASRTQALIAVMRYGIDLGAAF; encoded by the coding sequence ATGCACAAGCTTCTGGTGATTGAAGACCACACGTTGGTCCGCGAGGGGCTGGTGAACCTGCTCGCGCAGGTGGAGGAGGGGGTCGTCGTGGCCGACAGGCCGGATTTCGAGTCGGCGCTCGCACTCCTCGAAGACGAGGACGAAGTCGACCTGATCCTGCTCGACCTCGCCTTGCCCGGGATCGATGGGTTCGCCGGCCTCGACATACTGCGCCGGCGCTACCCGGCGATTCCGGTCGTCGCCGTCTCGGCATTCGACGATCGGCCGACCGTCGCCCGCGTGATGAATCTCGGTGCTTCCGGGTTCATCCCGAAATCCTTTTCCGGAGAACAACTGCTCGCCGCGGTGCGCCGGGTTCTGGCCGGCGAGATTTTCCGACCGCAGGGCGCCGGCAAAGGGGGGCACCTCGATGATCTCGTGCCGCTGCCGCCATCCGGCAGCGGTGGGGCGGGAGTCAGTCCCGCGGAGTTTGGACTGACCGAGCGCCAGGCACAGGTCCTGGCGCTGGTCGCACGAGGTCTTTCAAATCGCGAGATCGCCGGGCACCTCGACCTTTCGGAAGGTACCGTCAAGATCCACGTGACGGCGATCCTCAAGACACTCGGCGTTGCCAGCCGCACCCAGGCGTTGATCGCCGTGATGCGCTACGGCATCGATCTCGGCGCGGCTTTCTGA
- a CDS encoding AEC family transporter, which produces MNTALQLLPDFALILLGVGIRRWMHLGDHFWTGVEKLVYFILFPALLINAIVKTRLDLGAALPLLATAFAAMLGGMLLALLPRLVIRIPPLTFASLFQCGYRFNSYIALAIAGMLYGAVGIATMGLIVGAAVPLANLVSVWMLARHGEVGLWREVARNPLIWGTAAGFLLNLAGFVPPPPLQAFLGRLADAAIALGLITVGAALRLNGSQGVRGYSLWLLGVKLLALPLIAASVGLLLGLEAMNYRVVVLFAALPTASSAYILAMRMGGDGRSVAWLISATTLGSMLTLPLWAAWLMR; this is translated from the coding sequence ATGAATACCGCCCTCCAGTTGCTGCCCGATTTCGCGCTGATCCTGCTCGGTGTCGGAATCCGGCGCTGGATGCATCTCGGCGACCATTTCTGGACCGGCGTCGAGAAGCTCGTTTACTTCATCCTCTTTCCGGCACTGTTGATCAACGCCATCGTCAAGACCCGTCTCGATCTGGGGGCGGCGCTGCCGCTGCTGGCGACTGCCTTCGCCGCGATGCTCGGCGGCATGCTGCTGGCGCTGTTGCCGCGTCTGGTAATCAGGATTCCACCGCTCACTTTCGCGTCGCTGTTCCAGTGCGGCTACCGCTTCAATTCCTATATCGCGCTGGCAATTGCCGGCATGCTCTACGGCGCGGTCGGGATCGCCACGATGGGGCTGATCGTTGGTGCCGCGGTGCCGCTGGCCAATCTGGTTTCAGTGTGGATGCTGGCGCGCCACGGCGAAGTCGGCCTGTGGCGCGAAGTGGCGCGCAATCCGTTGATCTGGGGCACCGCCGCCGGCTTTCTCCTGAATCTGGCCGGCTTTGTGCCGCCGCCGCCGCTCCAGGCCTTCCTCGGCCGCCTCGCCGATGCGGCGATCGCGCTGGGCCTGATCACCGTCGGCGCCGCCCTGCGTCTGAACGGATCGCAGGGCGTGCGTGGCTATTCGCTATGGCTGCTCGGCGTCAAGCTGCTCGCCTTGCCACTGATCGCGGCCAGCGTCGGCCTGCTGCTCGGCCTCGAAGCCATGAATTACCGGGTCGTCGTTTTGTTTGCCGCACTGCCGACAGCCTCGTCAGCCTACATTCTGGCGATGCGCATGGGTGGCGACGGGCGCAGTGTCGCGTGGCTGATTTCGGCGACCACGCTGGGTTCGATGCTCACGCTGCCGCTGTGGGCAGCGTGGTTGATGCGCTAG
- a CDS encoding NfeD family protein, producing MHPEWWHWIVGGIVLVLAELLIPSFFIVWFGLGALFVGLLTLAFDLSLTAQLATWTLASLAMVFLWFRIFKQSFVKTRAGTADGDVIGEIGILVTPVAPFQRGKARFQRPLLGSEEWVCTADTAIAAGERVKVVAVEGSFLKISKT from the coding sequence ATGCACCCCGAATGGTGGCACTGGATCGTTGGCGGCATCGTGCTGGTGCTTGCCGAATTACTCATTCCGTCGTTCTTCATCGTCTGGTTCGGCCTCGGCGCGCTATTCGTCGGCCTGCTGACGCTCGCCTTTGATTTGTCACTAACGGCGCAACTGGCGACCTGGACGCTGGCGTCTCTGGCCATGGTCTTCCTGTGGTTCCGCATTTTCAAGCAGAGCTTCGTAAAAACCAGGGCGGGCACGGCGGACGGCGACGTAATCGGCGAAATCGGCATTCTCGTCACTCCAGTCGCCCCGTTCCAGCGCGGTAAGGCGCGCTTTCAACGGCCGCTGCTCGGCTCCGAGGAGTGGGTTTGCACGGCCGATACGGCGATCGCGGCCGGCGAGCGGGTCAAGGTCGTGGCCGTCGAAGGCAGTTTTCTGAAAATCAGCAAAACATAG
- a CDS encoding SPFH/Band 7/PHB domain protein, giving the protein MDSGLIVTAAILVFVIVTVAKGVRIVPQGMEWIVERLGKYHSTLKPGLNIVIPYLDKVAYQLVTKDIILDVQEQEVITRDNAVILTNAIAFIKVTDPVKAVYGITDFSEAIRNLIMTTLRSIVGEMELDEALSSRDKIKARLRESIADEAVDWGLTVKSVEIQDIKPSQSMQKAMEMQAAAERERKAVVIRAEGAKQAAILEAEARLESAKRDANSQVMLAEASAEAIRRITAAIGEQTGPMSYMLGEKYIHALERMGEKDSAKVVVLPADLQEAVRGLFGRVKG; this is encoded by the coding sequence ATGGATTCTGGCTTGATTGTCACCGCGGCGATTCTCGTCTTCGTCATCGTCACCGTCGCCAAGGGGGTGCGCATCGTACCGCAGGGCATGGAGTGGATCGTCGAGCGCCTCGGCAAGTATCACAGCACGCTGAAGCCCGGCCTCAACATCGTCATCCCCTATCTCGACAAGGTCGCCTACCAACTGGTGACCAAGGACATCATCCTCGACGTCCAGGAGCAGGAAGTCATCACCCGCGACAACGCGGTGATCCTGACCAACGCCATCGCCTTCATCAAGGTCACTGATCCGGTCAAGGCGGTCTACGGCATTACCGATTTCTCCGAGGCGATCCGCAATCTGATCATGACGACGCTGCGTTCGATCGTCGGCGAAATGGAACTCGACGAGGCGCTCTCGTCGCGCGACAAGATCAAGGCCAGGCTACGCGAGAGCATCGCCGATGAGGCAGTTGATTGGGGTTTGACCGTCAAATCGGTTGAAATCCAGGACATCAAGCCCTCGCAATCAATGCAGAAAGCCATGGAAATGCAGGCCGCCGCCGAACGTGAGCGCAAGGCCGTGGTGATCCGGGCCGAAGGTGCCAAGCAGGCGGCCATCCTCGAAGCCGAGGCGCGACTGGAGTCGGCCAAACGCGACGCCAATTCGCAGGTCATGCTGGCCGAAGCTTCGGCCGAGGCAATCCGCCGCATTACCGCCGCAATCGGCGAGCAGACCGGGCCGATGTCCTACATGCTGGGCGAAAAATACATCCACGCCCTCGAACGCATGGGCGAGAAGGACAGCGCCAAGGTCGTCGTCCTGCCGGCCGACTTGCAGGAAGCGGTGCGCGGGCTGTTCGGGCGGGTCAAGGGGTGA
- a CDS encoding MarR family transcriptional regulator, which translates to MTEEAIMLAMALAERYATNMHGVLSCFDRIIITGTLPGACYAAGMTSYLYTHGIRVFDYPRFAEPLRDRIRERAQEVCLAAGIEIEHVSKSHIRKEELVARVLAGRGDAPGLVHVLSAMEACPSYKPWHDKGSGKTFLRPDQGKCLHYYFYFIDEELGLCYLRVPTWAPFGLQFYCNGHSALARTLTRERIDFLQQDNAFLRVADIAQAQALADAFSPDVLHPRLDRYAQWLCPVLDVFGSSYHWSLRQVEYSTDLMFRSEQILVPLYDAISRQAVLAANAERVSSFLGKKVTPQLAQEIGSRLSTRIEGRCIKHTMGAAGVKVYDKFSRVLRVETTVNDVSFFKHHRKVEHKDRHATRELAPLKKTIYSLIDLRDILLGCNQRYLAFLSSLDDPSAGERDLERLSMPRLGAAPGVKGVNFFDPAEKALLQTMQRGEFNIHGWRRADLLSYLKLTPSAMSRQLARLRTLGLIKKVTHTYRYYLTRLGRSVVAAACSLTRFNIVPTMACAS; encoded by the coding sequence ATGACCGAGGAGGCGATCATGTTGGCGATGGCTCTGGCGGAACGATACGCGACGAACATGCATGGCGTGCTTTCGTGCTTTGACCGGATCATTATCACCGGCACGCTGCCTGGTGCGTGCTACGCGGCAGGAATGACGAGTTATTTGTACACGCACGGAATTCGGGTATTCGACTACCCGCGATTTGCCGAGCCGCTGCGAGATCGCATTCGTGAGCGTGCGCAGGAGGTGTGTCTGGCGGCGGGTATTGAAATCGAGCACGTCAGCAAAAGCCATATTCGCAAGGAAGAGTTGGTCGCGCGAGTGCTCGCCGGTCGCGGCGACGCACCGGGTTTGGTGCATGTACTCTCGGCCATGGAAGCCTGTCCGAGCTACAAACCGTGGCATGACAAAGGCAGTGGCAAGACTTTCCTGCGCCCCGATCAAGGCAAGTGCCTGCACTACTACTTCTATTTCATCGACGAGGAACTGGGGTTGTGCTACCTGCGTGTGCCGACGTGGGCACCGTTCGGGTTGCAGTTCTACTGTAATGGTCACAGCGCTCTGGCAAGAACTCTGACGCGAGAAAGGATCGACTTCCTCCAGCAGGACAACGCCTTCCTGCGTGTCGCCGACATCGCGCAGGCGCAGGCGCTGGCGGATGCGTTCAGTCCCGACGTACTTCACCCGCGACTGGATCGCTATGCGCAGTGGTTGTGCCCAGTGCTTGACGTCTTTGGATCCTCGTATCACTGGAGCTTGCGCCAAGTCGAATACTCCACCGACCTGATGTTTCGCAGTGAGCAGATATTGGTTCCACTGTATGACGCCATTTCGCGCCAAGCGGTCTTGGCCGCCAACGCAGAACGCGTCTCCAGCTTTCTGGGCAAGAAAGTCACGCCACAACTGGCCCAGGAGATCGGTTCCCGGTTGTCCACCCGTATCGAGGGGCGCTGCATCAAGCACACCATGGGCGCCGCTGGCGTCAAGGTGTATGACAAATTCTCCCGCGTACTGCGGGTCGAAACGACCGTCAATGACGTGAGTTTCTTCAAACACCACCGCAAGGTGGAACACAAGGACAGGCACGCCACCCGAGAATTGGCGCCCCTGAAGAAGACAATCTATAGCCTGATCGACCTGCGCGACATCCTGCTCGGCTGCAACCAACGTTACCTGGCGTTCCTCTCCAGCCTCGATGACCCCAGTGCCGGCGAGCGTGACTTGGAGCGATTGAGCATGCCACGGTTGGGGGCGGCTCCCGGTGTCAAAGGGGTGAACTTCTTTGATCCTGCCGAGAAAGCCTTGCTGCAAACCATGCAACGCGGCGAGTTCAACATTCACGGTTGGCGTCGTGCCGATCTTCTCAGCTATCTGAAGCTCACTCCGTCCGCCATGTCGCGCCAACTTGCCCGACTGCGTACGCTCGGCTTGATCAAGAAAGTCACTCATACCTATCGCTACTACCTCACTCGATTGGGACGTTCAGTCGTCGCTGCGGCCTGCTCATTGACCCGCTTCAACATAGTGCCAACCATGGCTTGCGCATCCTGA
- a CDS encoding IS3 family transposase (programmed frameshift) codes for MTRRKRRNHSPEFKAKVAMAAIKGDKTLAEMAQQFDVHPNQITDWKTQLMERSSVVFGDTDAKEKGPDILAMEAKIGRLSLENGFFRRRAHQGGTAERKTMIDRSHTLPVVRQCRILGLARSTAYYTPEPVSSADLALMRRIDELHLEHPFAGSRMLRDLLRLEGHTIGRKHVRTLMRKMGVEALYRKPNLSKRHDAHLIHPYLLRDLVIDRPNQVWATDITYIPMRRGFVYLVAVIDWCSRKVLSWRLSNTLTTDFCLEAVSEAILHFGKPDIFNTDQGSQFTSSDFTGLLKDNGIRISMDGKGCWRDNVFVERLWKSVKYEEVYLKAYDTVADAKANLGRYLDFYNARRPHQTLDGKMPDTVHVENLPKETFAA; via the exons ATGACGAGAAGGAAGCGGCGGAATCACTCGCCGGAGTTCAAGGCGAAGGTGGCGATGGCGGCCATCAAGGGCGACAAGACGCTGGCCGAGATGGCGCAGCAGTTCGATGTTCACCCCAACCAGATTACCGACTGGAAGACACAGTTGATGGAGCGTTCGTCAGTCGTGTTTGGCGACACGGACGCCAAGGAGAAAGGCCCGGACATTCTGGCCATGGAAGCAAAGATTGGTCGCCTGAGTCTGGAAAATG GATTTTTTAGAAGGCGCGCTCACCAAGGCGGGACTGCTGAGCGCAAGACGATGATTGACCGCAGCCACACCCTGCCGGTAGTCCGGCAATGCCGGATTCTCGGGCTTGCCCGGTCGACCGCCTACTACACCCCGGAACCTGTCTCGTCCGCCGATCTGGCGCTGATGCGCCGCATCGATGAATTGCATCTGGAGCACCCGTTCGCTGGCAGCCGGATGCTGCGCGATCTGCTGCGCCTGGAAGGCCATACGATCGGACGCAAGCATGTGCGGACATTGATGCGGAAGATGGGCGTTGAAGCGCTCTATCGGAAGCCGAACCTCTCCAAACGGCATGATGCCCACCTGATCCATCCCTATCTGCTCAGGGACCTGGTCATCGACCGCCCCAATCAGGTTTGGGCCACCGACATCACGTACATTCCGATGCGCCGGGGCTTCGTCTATCTGGTCGCCGTTATCGACTGGTGCAGCCGGAAAGTCCTCTCCTGGCGGTTATCCAACACGCTGACCACGGATTTCTGTCTGGAGGCGGTCAGCGAAGCCATCTTGCATTTCGGCAAGCCGGATATCTTCAACACCGATCAGGGTAGCCAGTTCACCAGCAGCGATTTCACCGGGTTGCTGAAGGATAACGGAATCCGGATCAGCATGGATGGCAAGGGCTGCTGGCGTGACAACGTCTTTGTCGAACGACTCTGGAAAAGCGTCAAGTACGAGGAGGTCTATCTCAAGGCTTACGACACGGTGGCCGATGCCAAGGCCAACCTGGGGCGCTACCTGGATTTCTACAACGCCCGCCGACCGCATCAAACCCTTGACGGTAAAATGCCGGATACGGTCCACGTCGAAAACCTGCCAAAAGAGACGTTCGCAGCATGA
- the ychF gene encoding redox-regulated ATPase YchF: MSLKCGIVGLPNVGKSTLFNALTKAGIDAANYPFCTIEPNVGIVEVPDPRLAQLSVIVKPQKVQPAIVEFVDIAGLVAGASKGEGLGNQFLANIRETDAVVHVVRCFADDNVVHVSGGVDPIRDIEVIDTELALADMATVDKALNRYRRPASAGDKDAKILVTVLEKCFAQLDQARPVRGLDLSKEEWASLKPFCLITAKPVLYVANVAENGFKDNPLVDAVRAHAAAEKAEVVTVCAAIESEIADLDDEEKQMFLADLGLDEPGLDRLIHAGYKLLGLATYFTAGVKEVRAWTIHQGNTAPQAAGVIHTDFERGFIRAQTIAFDDFIACKGEAGAKEAGKMRAEGKEYVVKDGDVLNFLFNV; the protein is encoded by the coding sequence ATGTCATTGAAATGCGGCATCGTCGGTCTGCCCAACGTCGGCAAGTCCACCCTCTTCAACGCCCTGACCAAAGCGGGCATAGACGCCGCCAACTACCCATTCTGCACCATAGAGCCCAACGTTGGCATCGTCGAGGTGCCCGACCCGCGTCTCGCCCAGCTGTCGGTCATCGTCAAGCCACAGAAGGTACAACCGGCCATCGTCGAATTCGTGGACATTGCTGGCCTCGTCGCCGGCGCCTCGAAGGGCGAAGGTCTCGGCAACCAGTTCCTCGCCAACATCCGCGAAACCGACGCTGTCGTGCATGTCGTCCGCTGCTTCGCCGACGACAACGTCGTCCACGTTTCCGGCGGCGTCGATCCGATTCGTGACATCGAGGTCATCGACACCGAACTGGCGCTCGCCGACATGGCCACCGTCGACAAGGCGCTCAACCGCTACCGCCGCCCGGCCAGCGCCGGCGACAAGGACGCCAAAATTCTCGTCACCGTCCTTGAGAAATGCTTCGCCCAGCTCGATCAGGCCAGGCCGGTGCGCGGCCTCGACCTGTCGAAGGAAGAATGGGCCAGCCTCAAGCCCTTCTGCCTGATCACCGCCAAGCCCGTGCTCTACGTCGCCAACGTTGCCGAGAACGGCTTCAAGGACAACCCGCTGGTCGACGCGGTGCGCGCCCATGCCGCCGCCGAGAAGGCCGAGGTGGTCACCGTCTGCGCCGCCATCGAATCCGAGATCGCCGACCTCGATGATGAGGAAAAGCAGATGTTCCTCGCCGACCTCGGCCTTGACGAACCCGGCCTCGACCGCCTGATCCACGCCGGCTACAAGCTGCTTGGCCTTGCCACCTACTTCACGGCCGGCGTCAAGGAAGTTCGCGCGTGGACCATCCACCAAGGCAATACCGCACCGCAGGCAGCGGGCGTCATCCACACCGATTTCGAACGCGGCTTCATCCGCGCCCAGACCATCGCCTTCGACGACTTCATCGCCTGCAAGGGCGAAGCCGGCGCCAAGGAAGCCGGCAAGATGCGCGCCGAAGGCAAGGAATACGTCGTCAAGGACGGCGATGTGCTGAACTTCCTGTTTAACGTCTAA
- the pth gene encoding aminoacyl-tRNA hydrolase — protein MTPPRLIVGLGNHGPQYEITRHNAGFWLVDHLADKLKVALAPQARFFGKAARAGDLWLLEPTTFMNRSGQSVAALANFYKIPAAEILVIHDDLDLPPGGIRLKQGGGNGGHNGLRDIQARLGTPDFWRLRLGIGHPRTLNLTQQVVDFVLHPPRKEELTDIEHALARCLLAWPRIAAGDYAGAQQQLHGNAV, from the coding sequence ATGACTCCACCACGCCTGATCGTCGGCCTCGGCAACCACGGACCGCAATACGAAATTACCCGGCACAACGCCGGTTTCTGGTTGGTCGACCATCTGGCCGACAAGCTGAAAGTTGCGCTCGCGCCGCAGGCCCGGTTTTTCGGCAAGGCGGCCCGAGCCGGCGACCTGTGGCTGCTCGAACCGACCACCTTCATGAACCGCTCAGGGCAATCGGTTGCCGCGCTGGCCAATTTCTACAAGATTCCCGCAGCCGAGATTCTCGTCATCCACGACGATCTCGACCTGCCGCCGGGCGGCATCCGCCTCAAGCAGGGCGGCGGCAACGGCGGCCACAACGGCCTCAGGGACATCCAGGCCCGGCTCGGCACGCCGGATTTCTGGCGGCTGCGCCTCGGCATCGGCCACCCGCGCACGCTGAACCTGACGCAACAGGTCGTCGACTTCGTCCTGCACCCGCCGCGCAAGGAAGAACTGACGGATATCGAACACGCGCTGGCGCGCTGCCTGCTGGCCTGGCCCAGGATCGCTGCCGGAGACTATGCCGGCGCCCAACAACAATTGCACGGCAACGCCGTCTAA
- a CDS encoding 50S ribosomal protein L25/general stress protein Ctc → MKFEINAQARTLQGSGASRRLRRAGKVPGIMYGGEAASQAIELDHNDLLLDLKKEAFRASILVVAVDGKKQQVLLRDIQMHAFKPQILHVDFQRVSATEEVHIMVPLHFINEDEAPGVKLSGGLVNRVLSEVEILCLPKDLPAFIEVDVGALEVGENILVSELKLPKGVKLTQHYEDDALVVGIVNKSGGGEDGEEGEEGEAAEGEAAA, encoded by the coding sequence ATGAAATTTGAAATCAACGCGCAAGCGCGCACGCTGCAGGGATCGGGTGCGAGCCGCCGCCTGCGTCGTGCTGGCAAGGTACCGGGAATCATGTACGGTGGCGAAGCTGCCTCGCAGGCAATCGAACTCGACCACAACGACCTGCTGCTCGACCTGAAAAAGGAGGCATTTCGCGCCTCGATCCTGGTCGTCGCGGTCGACGGCAAGAAGCAGCAGGTTTTGCTGCGTGACATCCAGATGCATGCCTTCAAGCCGCAGATCCTGCACGTGGATTTCCAGCGTGTGAGCGCCACCGAGGAAGTGCACATCATGGTGCCACTGCACTTCATCAACGAAGACGAAGCGCCGGGCGTCAAGCTCTCAGGCGGCCTGGTCAACCGCGTGCTGTCCGAAGTGGAAATCCTCTGTCTGCCCAAGGATCTGCCCGCGTTCATCGAAGTCGATGTCGGCGCCCTTGAGGTTGGTGAGAACATCCTCGTTTCCGAACTCAAGCTGCCGAAGGGCGTCAAGCTGACTCAGCATTACGAAGACGACGCGCTCGTCGTCGGCATCGTCAACAAGAGTGGTGGCGGCGAGGACGGCGAGGAAGGTGAAGAAGGCGAAGCGGCCGAAGGCGAAGCAGCCGCCTGA
- a CDS encoding ribose-phosphate pyrophosphokinase yields the protein MAYNSLMVFTGNANPKLAAAVACELSVDLGRAEVGRFSDGELRVELQEHVRGRDIFVLQSTCAPCNDNLMELLVMVDALKRASAGRITATIPYFGYARQDRRSRSSRVPIAAKLVANMLVASGIDRVLTMDLHAEQIQGFFDIPVDNIYSLPILLDDIHKQTYENPMVVSPDHGGVVRARSLAKRLECDLAIIDKRRPKANVSEVMNIIGEVDGRTCIIMDDMVDTAGTLCKAATALKAEGARQVVAYCTHPVLSGSAVDRVNRSDLDALVVTDTIPLRDDASASPRIRQLSVAEIMAETIRRISNDDSVSSLFID from the coding sequence ATGGCCTACAACAGCTTAATGGTCTTCACCGGCAACGCCAATCCGAAACTGGCGGCCGCCGTGGCGTGCGAACTCAGCGTCGATCTGGGTCGCGCCGAAGTCGGGCGCTTCTCGGATGGCGAACTGCGCGTCGAACTGCAGGAGCATGTGCGCGGCCGTGACATCTTCGTCCTGCAGTCAACCTGCGCACCCTGCAACGACAACCTGATGGAACTGCTGGTCATGGTCGACGCGCTTAAGCGCGCCTCGGCCGGCCGCATCACCGCCACCATCCCTTATTTCGGGTATGCCCGCCAGGATCGCCGCTCGCGCTCGTCGCGTGTCCCGATCGCCGCCAAGCTGGTTGCCAACATGCTCGTCGCTTCCGGCATCGACCGCGTCCTGACCATGGACCTCCACGCCGAACAGATCCAGGGATTCTTCGACATCCCGGTAGACAACATCTACTCGCTGCCCATCCTGCTCGATGACATCCACAAGCAGACTTACGAGAATCCGATGGTCGTTTCCCCTGACCACGGCGGCGTCGTGCGCGCCCGTTCGCTGGCCAAGCGGCTCGAATGCGACCTCGCAATCATCGACAAGCGCCGCCCGAAGGCCAATGTCTCGGAAGTCATGAACATCATCGGCGAGGTCGACGGCCGCACCTGCATCATCATGGATGACATGGTCGACACCGCCGGCACACTGTGCAAGGCCGCCACCGCGCTGAAGGCCGAAGGCGCCAGGCAGGTCGTCGCCTACTGCACCCACCCGGTGCTTTCCGGTTCGGCCGTCGACCGCGTCAATCGCTCGGACCTCGACGCACTGGTCGTCACCGATACCATTCCGCTGCGCGACGACGCATCCGCATCGCCGCGCATCCGCCAGCTCTCCGTGGCGGAAATCATGGCCGAAACCATCCGCCGCATCAGCAACGACGACTCTGTTTCGTCGCTGTTCATCGACTAA